The genomic window CAGATGCGCAGTCGAAGCCTCCATGCGCCGAAATCTCAACGATGGCGACACGGTAAGTAAAGCTGAAAAAGAAGCGCTTTGGATCTTCTTCAGCGGCCTTTGACAGGTATTTCGTGAAGAAAGGAAGGATGTCTTTCACGAGGCCACTCTTCCCGGAGCGAAGCTCACCGACCGTCATAAGAGCAAACTGGTAGCCCGACCACACAAAAGCCAAAGGACCGCAAAGCTCAGCAAAGAGCTGCTCCACGCAAGCATCCTTATCAAAGCAGAAGTCATACTGATGGAATGTCTCCTCTCCACAGTCACACAGCACCAGCTTCGTGGGATCGGCGGCGTCAACTCTTGTGGCCGAACCCTCcactgccgcaccaccaccactgttGGTGATAGAGGCAACCACTATTAGCTGGCCTTGTAGTGCAGCAAGTGCCCGATCCCTGCGGGCCAACCGCACTTGTGACTGGTACAGCTGCTCTGCCACATCATTTCGCTCGGCAGTGAGCTTCTTTATCCGCCTCTGCAGCTTTTTCACCTCCTTTTGCACGGATGCCagctcgcctcctgcgcttCCTGCGGACATGGGTTCAATACTCGGCTGCAGTTTCATTGCAGCTGATATTGCCGCCCTCTGCTCCGCGTCTGCTCGAGTCTCATCCAACAGTCGTGCAAGTTCCGCGTTTTCTAGTTCCAGACTTGCAATTCGCTCAGACTTCCACTCCAGCGTCTCCTGTAGCTGCGGGTTTGGTGCTTTGCGGCGGGTGATTGTCTTCAGCGCATCCTCTAGCTCCACCTGTCGCTGGCGGGCAAGAGTAATCTTCTGTTCTGCATTGCTCGAAGCACTGTGCATCGCCGCTAATTCTGTCTTCAAACTTGCTGCTAAcgagcgcagcacctcgttcTCACGTGCGAGCCCAGCAGCTTCCtgggagggaaagggggatcCTGGATCGTTTGGTTTTGCCTGAGTTGTTCGTTCCAGTTTGTCGATTCTGAGCCTCAGGTCGATGTTCAGCTGCTTTGCCTGGGTGAGCCTCTGCTGGAGCTCTTGGGCTTCCAAGTTTCTCTCAGCCGTAAGCGAGAGCGACACAGGCGAAGGCGCTTGCGCTGCTCCGGGCTTTGAATCTGTTTCGGCTGCGTCTGTGACACTCGCTTTCAGCTGCTGACTATCCATGTTGATACATCGCTCATTCTCCAAAGTCGCCCGTATCTCCACCATTTCCTCCAACAGTTTGTTGTATTGGTCTTCAGCAGCTTCTTCCTTCAAGGTAAGCTTTGCGTTTTCGGCTGCGAGAAAGGCCGCCTTCTGCTGTAGCTCATCATTCATACGAGTAAGCAGagcgtttttctctttcagtTCCTCTACCTCATCGGCGTCAATAGTGTCCATTTCCGTAGGTGATTGCTGTGCAGATTGTGTTGGTGCTTCGAATGGTAACGTTTCATTTGCACTTCTATGCTTTGCGCCATGAAGCCCCAGCTTGTGTGTCACTTTTTCAAGCTCCAGCTCGTGCACTCTAGCATCCCTGCTTTTGAGCTGATCACCAAGCTTGCGCAGTTCCACGACGCGTTCAGCAAGTGTGCACTCAAGTAGCTTTAGCTTGCTTTCCACCTTCAGCATCGATTCCTTCCAGTACTCTGCACCAGCCTCCTCTAGAGCAGCAGAATGAAATGTAGGATGTGACTCGCCGCCTGCGTTGGCTGAGCGACCTGTCTGTCGATGCAGAGCAAGTAGGTCGTCAAAGCGCTTGCGGAGAATGCTGTTTTCGGCGTGGGCTGCTTGAAGCTCGCTGGTCAGcctgtcctcctccttccgCGATCGCGTTGGCGCGACTGGCCCTTGGTGATGCTCTATCCATGCGAGATAATGTCGGTAGGCCGGTTCCCACTCTTTTTCTGTCTCATCTAGCGCCTCGCTTTGTCGCTGCTTTGAAATAAGGTAGCCCCCTACGTATTCGACAAGGAAGAGGATACCCTTCTCTCGCAAGACACCTTTTCCGTCCATCGTCCCGTCATGCCACTGGCCACAGTACAAGTCATCGTTCGATTGGCAAAACACACCGAGACCATCCTGGAGGCCGCTACACCACTCGCCGTCGTACAAGTCACCGTTGTCGTAGTAGAGAGAGCCTTGCCCTTGCCGGATGCCCTCTCTCCAATAGCCTTCGTAGCGGTCGCCCTTGGAGGCGAGCAAAAAGACACCATACCCATTCATCTGATTCTCCTTCCAGGAGCCGACATACTCGTCGCCATTGAAGAAAGCAAACTGCCCCTTTCCGTGTTTGTTGCCCATGTACCACTGCCCTACGTACTTATCCCCGTTCGCGAAGGTGTAGCGGCCATAACCGTGCTTGAGGTCTGCTTTCCACTCACCCTCGTAGACGTCACCAGTTTTGGCGTAGGCATAGATCCCATATCCTTCTATCCTTCCATCCTTGAAGCTGCCTTCATACGTGGCGCCACTGGGAAAAGTGAACTTGATGTCGGTGCCGTTTAAGagcttctttttcttcttcagtGTCGGCTCATCGCCTGCAGCAAAGGGTGCATCGCTGGTATCGGACTCTGGTCCTTGCAGACTTGCTGGTGCATTCACTCCCGCTTGTGCCTTCGAATGAACGTTCATTTAGTGAGGTTCTTGGCTGTTTCGGCGATAGAATGCAACGTGAAAATCAGAGAAAAGCATGggtgaaagaaaagagcgcgctgcaggagagGATGAGGGAGTGTAGAGAGAGGAAGTTCTTCTAGGAAGACGAGAAGTGTACGAGCATCAGCGAGAAGAAGTTTCGGAGAGGGCAGTACAGCACCGCACAGGAGCGCAGGAACATGGGATTGGATGCGTGAGAGAGTTTGCTGGGATGACATTGATCATTGAACAAAGATACGGGCTCAAACAGAGGGAGAATAGGGTtgtgcgacggcggcagctaAACAGAAAGTTATACGACAGACAATCAGGGTGAGTAGCCTAACGCACGACTAGGCTGTCTTAGGGTGGGCAGTTGCTGCAGTTGAGCGAGAGTCGGCAGTGCGCTCTGCCTGGCGAGATTCTTGACGGGCCTGAAGTACCGCACACTTCTTGACGGCGAGGCACAGGACACAGGTAATAAGCTGGATGTACATGTTGCGTTCCACTCGAAGCCGCTTGTTgtcgtgctgcagctgcaagcTGATGTCTGTGAAGCGCTGCTTTGCATTATACTTGGAGTGCCACTCGAGGaagtggaagaggaaggagaaagacGATATGATGGCCATGGCGGACATGATTGTGAAGCCGTTGAAGCTGTGCCCTTCCACGAGGCGAGTGATGCGCTCTGCCGTCGTGGAGATGGCTCGGATAGGAACGCAAtagagaagaaaaagcaccAGAACAGGCACCATCACCAGATTTACTTCAAGTGAGAGGAAGCTCGCCATTGTCTTGCCGGAGCAAAGGGGACGGGTGAGCGGGGAGGTGTGTGTATAGAGGAGCTGGGAGGCGTCTCTGCAGGCCCGGTTGTAAAAAATCAGACTGTGTGTGAAGAgtggagggagaaagagggacgTTTTGAAAAACCAGTAGAATCGAGCAGCTTGTCTCCCGGCGCGCGGGGCGTTTGCTGGGAATAGCTTGTGCCGTGCGTTGGTGTTTGGTGTTTTGTCGGGGGAAAGGTGAATGGGAGGAGGGTTTTCTATGGGGGATGCGTCCGCTTGCAGTGGCCTCAGCCCGGCAACGAGACACATCTGTGTTGCCATGTTGTGGCTTCTCGTTCCTATTTGTTTTTGGGGTTGTCTGGGCGAAGCCGTGGGCCGCCCGGCCACCGTATCGCCCGACGGAAGGGGGCGGGAAATCCCTCCACTTGGCTATGTCCTCTACTGTCTCATGCAGAACAGTAAAAGCCGCGATAGCTCAGTTGGGAGAGCGTCAGACTGAAGATCTGAAGGTCCCTGGTTCGATCCCGGGTCGCGGCATCCCTTTTCCCTACCCCATTTTTAGggtaggggagggaaaagcgTCACCAGCAGGATTCGAACCTACGCGCGAGATCGCAACTGATTTCTAGTCAGTCCCCGTAACCACTTGGGTATGGTGACTTCTGGTTCTTCACGGGGAGGGGTTTGGGGGCTTTCCGGTTGAAAGGTGTGCTGCGCGGCCTTCCCCGCTCTGTTGCAGGGGGGGTTGGCGCCGGGTGACGTGGCCCCGTGCGGGTTAGAGGGAAGCCGCGCCCCCCGTTTGCGCGCGCCCCAAAAAAAGGGCGGCCCCCACGGCTCACTCGCGCGGCACCGAGGGGCGCGTCAGGCGGCCGGTGGTCGTGCGACGCGTACGGCCGCTCCCCGGCGGCAGCTCGATCGGCGCGGTGGTCTCGGGCACGCTGTAGGCCTCGTTTCCGTCAAAAAGCAGGTTGAACCCCTTGCCGGAAGCAAACCACGCTGTGCTCCAgagcggcgtcgccggcacAAACATCGGAAACAGCTCCGTTGCATTGAAGGCAGGCGCGAGGTTGACGCGCTTGCCATTCAGTACCTTGGTGACATTGTGCAGCTGACCCTCCGTGTTGGCCCCGAGGGCAGCAACGCAGCCGTTGCGGTAGCGCACCAGTAGCGTGGACGGACCACCCACCAGCTCTACAATATCGTAGTCGTCTGCCTCCGACGTTTGTGCGCCCATGCGCGCGGCGAAGTACTTGAGCACCGGTGCCTGGTCCACTGCCGCGAAGCGCGGCGACGGGATCAGGACACCGTACTCCGGCAGCGACCCTTGGATCAGGAGCTCGTTCTTCACACTAACAAAAACGGCGAGGCTGCCGACGCAGGCGATGTCCTTCACGCGAATCAGCTTTGGCGCGCCGCCCACCGCGTGCGGCGCCTCGTCGcttcggtgctgctggaaaGAGCGTGTGAGGGGGATGGGCACCGGGTCGAACGCGTTCGGCGGCAGCTGGCCGCCGTTTGTCGCGCCGCACCCAAACACGCGTCCCTCCATCGTGAGAAAGAGGGTGAAGGAGTTGCCGAGCGCCACCTTGGCGACGCGCATGCCGCGCTCCTCGAAGAACACGATCCGTGTTGGCCACATTGGCGCGTCGCTGTTGCCGGTGCCGAGCTCCCCCCAGTTGTTGCAGCCGAAGGAGTAGAGTCCGCCATCACTCAGCGTGGCCACTGCGTGATTGAAACCGCAGCGCACGGTCTCTAGCACACTCGCCTGCCCCGCTGGCCACCACAACGCTGTCGGATTCCACTCCGCGAACCCGCGCCCACTGTCTATGCGCTTCTTGTGCCCCACCCCGAGCTGCCCCATGTGGTTGTTGCCAAACGCGATGACACGGCGACTGCCGTGCTGGTAGACCAGGGTGAAGTTCGAGCCGCACGCGACGCGGACGATGGGGGAATCGGTCCGCGGGAATGTCCCGTCAAGGTCGATGTAGAGCGGGTCAAGATCGGCCACGACGGCTGAGGTACGCacaacgctgctgcttcgggtGTTGTGACCAGTGCCGCCAcgggagaggggcggggaAGCCGCCGCGTCACCTTCGCCGTCCTGGCCTTCCGCGTTCAGCGCTCCGGTTTGTCCGTACCGATTGTTGCCGACGGTGATGAGGTTACCCTCGCGCGTGAGCATGACCACGTGCTTGTGTcctgccgccgcatcgaTCACGTCGTAAAACGGCTCTGGGGCTTTCACCGGGGAGGCGGCAACAGTCGtgaggtgccgctgcgcggcgtgctTTTCTACCTCTTCTCGCTGAAAGCGACGGTACTTCACAGGGTCTGCGTCACATGGCGAGGGAAGAGTCTTGAGAAACAGCTCCGCAGGCGGGGACGGCGCAAGGCCGCAGACAGAGCCCATGCCAATGATTCGTGTGTGCAGACGACGCAGCATCGCGTGCCTTCGTGTTACGTCTGTTAGGCTTCTGTGTAAGGAGATGTGCACGGGAGCGTggacgagagggagggaggcggagagtgTCGACATGGTACCAGGTGCGGCAGTGGAAAACAAGCGCCCAGCTAGACTCCACGTCTGCCGGGCCACCTTACGCTTGGCGTGGTGGGTCGCACCCCGCTTGATTTGTTTCGGCGATGCGCGAGTAAGCAGCGGGGGTTGTGGCACCATCTTCTGCCTCCGGTCTGCTAAAACATGCAAGGCCGAAAAAGAGGTGGCGGAAAACCGGTGGCGTGTTGCTGATTCACGGCGGCATCGCACCTTCTGGAGGTGCGGCATTTGCCAAGGACAACAGGCGTACAATGTAGTGGCCCCACAGAGGAAGTGTCGCAGTGCCCACAACACCGGGGCAGCGGTAGACAtcgaggaaaagagagaggacatAGGAGGGGCAAGAGGCGAAGGCTGCGGTCACCAGCACGCACGACGGCGGTACCCattccacgcacacaccgcagaGGACAGGAGGGAGCCCACTGCCTCTGCGCGCGCTACTTTGTGGAGATGGTGAACTTGCCATGACGAACCTGACGAGCGAGAAAGCGCGAGAGCGACACGTACTGGTAAGTGGCCATGGTCAGCAGCACCATGACGTTCAGCACCAGTCCTGCCGCCATGATCGTTGCCAGGGCGTTCAGCTTCACGCGGTCCGACTCAccgacgagctgcagcgcgtttGCATCCTGCGCGAGGCCGAAGAGGATGGAGCCGTagcggtgcagctcctcctccatcgcgtTCTCCACCTTGCCCACCGCGTCTGGATCCACCTCCATCACGTCGCGCTTCATGACGTTGAACCGCACCCACTTGGGCGAGAGGGTAGAGAAGCTATTGTCAAAACATACGGACACCTCCTCCGGCAGACCGTGGCGGGTCCTCAGGACGGATGGTGCCGTGTAGGTGTAGCTTCCGTCGGTGGCGCGCTGCCACGTGTTCAGCACTGTTTCTCGCTGTCGGTCCCGCAGCCCGGCAAACCGGGCGTTGTAGTGAAAACGGCTCAGCTCCGTTGTCTTGTCCACCGGCGGCGTGGATCGCACCTTCATCACGGCGTTCACATCgaaggcgccgccgtcggtgACGCGAAAGGTAAAGCCCAGCGTGCCACCCGCCTCTACGATTTCGGTGTAGCACTCCGTCTCCCCTGCCTCTATCTTCGACCCGTACGTGGCGGCCGTGACGGTGACCGGGCTgcagaacagcagcagcagcagcaggagggcCGCAGCCATGTTGCACACCGGTGCCAACGCACCGCCCCTTGCAGCCCGACGAAAGGGGGTCATATCAGAGTAaagtgggggggggcacgTGATGAGGGTGGTGGGGCTCAGCTACGCGTGGTGGAACAGTGTGAGGGTCTGGGGTGAGCTCGTACACAAAAGctcagacacacacacacacgccagtAGGATGCCgggctttgtgtgtgtgcgttaaTGCCATCTCGTATGAGTCACCCCAAGGGGTACAAGGGGTccaagaacaacaacaacagccgAGACCACGGAGGATgaagagacagacagagagaggaagacagaGTTCACAGAGGGGAGGCCATTCGTTCTCCTTTCCGTCTTCAcagaggtggtggggggCGGAAGGAGATAGGCGTATTGGGCACCATGCAGCGTTCCTTTACCCCTAAGAAACAATAAACAGCAACCGGGTGGGGCTGTTGAGGGTACATGtgtgaagagaggaagcgaTGGTGATGACTAGGCAGAGCAGACCAGCAGCCATGCGAGGGGTGCAGCTTTACCCCACTCACTCACCCTCGCACCCCCTGTCCTCTTGCCCGTTGTGAGCGTCACACCTGCGGTGCGTTTACTTTGCTTCCACCGAGTTTCGTCTGCTTCGCTTCGCCGATGGACTACAGCTGCTTCCCCGTACACATCTTGCGGACCTTGCGGACACTATGGAAGCACATCGAGTCCACCAGGCCCACCACAGTCAGCACTCCACCACACACtgcgcacagctgcagcacaaaGTGTATCACGGAGGGGTACGGATGCCTCTCTTGAGCCAGAATGCGCACAGGGGAGAGGTCATACGTCATGAACACACCTGGAACGATCTCCTGCATCGTCGGCGTCTGTGATGCCGCCTTCGTTGCCGCACTCGGGGTGAAATGATGCGTGGCCGTGTACTGATTCGACTCCACCGTGTCCTGCAGGCCCGTGATGAGAGAATAACGCTGGTACGTCGTCGGGATGACCTTCACAAAGTAGCTAAAGCGGCCGTTCATCGCATCCTTCGCGTCCCCGCTGAGGGCGGACCCTTGCGCGGTGCCGTCCAGCGGATTCTGCTGACCTGGGAAGCGTTCGCCAAACTCGAGGGTGTGCACGGTGTGGCTGAGGTCCAGCTTGCGAGCGGCGCTCCCCATGAGATCGTGCATCCGCCGACCAAGCATCTGGTACATGCGACCTGGAATGAACTGCAGGCTTCCAGTGGCGCGCGAGGCTGCGAAAGTCGCGTACAAGTTGCAGCCCTCCTTTCCAAAAGCGGCAGTGGCCATTTTGATGCGATCCTCGGCGCACTGCTCGACACTAATGTCGTCTACGTTCAGTCTCCACCCTTTCTGTGCGTACGCCTGCCGGACATCCTCGCAGGTGTGACAGCAGTCTCCCGGGCTGCGCTCGGCGCCGTAGCAGCTGGGGCagttctccttctccaccccGTCCGCATCGATTGCCTTGGTTATCACCTTTTTCTCATCCACCACGGCGCGTGCAGCACTGATCACCTGCCCCGTTGCCGCATCAATGCGCTGCTTCACCGTGTTGTCCTCGACATCGTTTGCAAAGACGCCAAAGACATCCACGGCGTCCAGAGTGATGAGGTCGCACGGCACGTGGTTGAAAGTGACGTTGACCGTGACCCGCATGTCACCCCCAACCTCGGTGTCGACAAACATCTCGTGGTGCTCCTCGATGGAGAGGAAGTAGCGGACTTCGCCAACAAGGAGCCACAAAATGACGACAATGGCGACAACAGAGAAAATGCCGCCCGACACGGTGCGGTGCCGCGCATCCTGCTCGAACTTGCGGTCAAACTTTGGGAAAACGTCCAGGCGCTTTAGCTGCCGCATTGTGTGGATGTGCTTGGTTGACAGATGAGAGTGATTGAGTATCAACCAAAGCGTGCGAGGGTTCAGCACACAGATGGTGCCTGTGGCCGTTGGTGTAAGGGGGGCAGCGGGTGGTGGCAGTGTCTGCTGCGACAGAAAGAAAACGAATGGGCAATGAGCCTCTGCCACTGacgctctctttcgctctcggCTCGCCTGTGtgggggctgctgctggcgcaaCAAACCACAGGAATAAGTGTTGCTGCGCGCGTCTGATGATGGCATTGCGAAGTAAAAGATAGGGCGGAGGCGTTGGAATGGGAGCTGACAGCAAAAGGCGGCATCGCGACTGACTTGAAGGGCACGAGAGAGGCTGCAGACAGACTTGGTAGCGAGGGACAGGGTTGACGAGATGGATGCACATGCCATATTCGCATCGCGTCGTGCGCCGGCGCTGAGCCCACTGCAGCGCGGCTTCATGGGGCAGTGCTAGGCTTCGCTGAAGATCATTAGTAGCGAGCACAGCGGCTATCGCGACGAGCCTTCGATGTGTACTGCAGCGTGCGCTTTTTCAAAGTAGTCTTCTCACTCATTGGCTACTCCATCGCCCAGCCGCGTCGCACATTCGTACGAACACCAAGACGCGGCGATGCGGAGTTCGACAGAAAATGTCGGAGGAACCATCAAAAGTGCACGAGAAGGGGAGACGTCGCGGCGAGTGAGGACATCTACGGTaggccgagagagagagagccccaaacacaagagagagagagaggccgaTCAAAGAGCCCACAAAACGAAGATCTAACAAGAAACCAATACgagaagagcgaggaggagcgaccTCCACTCCACCTGCGCAGAAGCTGAGAGCAGCAAAGAGGGATGAAGGCGGTCTATGGCAGGGCCAGCTCACACACGAGCACCCGAGTGAAAAAATAGTAGCCGCGGCAGGCAACGTAGGCGAAACTACACGGAAGCGATCTCC from Leishmania braziliensis MHOM/BR/75/M2904 complete genome, chromosome 31 includes these protein-coding regions:
- a CDS encoding phosphatidylinositol-4-phosphate 5-kinase-like protein encodes the protein MNVHSKAQAGVNAPASLQGPESDTSDAPFAAGDEPTLKKKKKLLNGTDIKFTFPSGATYEGSFKDGRIEGYGIYAYAKTGDVYEGEWKADLKHGYGRYTFANGDKYVGQWYMGNKHGKGQFAFFNGDEYVGSWKENQMNGYGVFLLASKGDRYEGYWREGIRQGQGSLYYDNGDLYDGEWCSGLQDGLGVFCQSNDDLYCGQWHDGTMDGKGVLREKGILFLVEYVGGYLISKQRQSEALDETEKEWEPAYRHYLAWIEHHQGPVAPTRSRKEEDRLTSELQAAHAENSILRKRFDDLLALHRQTGRSANAGGESHPTFHSAALEEAGAEYWKESMLKVESKLKLLECTLAERVVELRKLGDQLKSRDARVHELELEKVTHKLGLHGAKHRSANETLPFEAPTQSAQQSPTEMDTIDADEVEELKEKNALLTRMNDELQQKAAFLAAENAKLTLKEEAAEDQYNKLLEEMVEIRATLENERCINMDSQQLKASVTDAAETDSKPGAAQAPSPVSLSLTAERNLEAQELQQRLTQAKQLNIDLRLRIDKLERTTQAKPNDPGSPFPSQEAAGLARENEVLRSLAASLKTELAAMHSASSNAEQKITLARQRQVELEDALKTITRRKAPNPQLQETLEWKSERIASLELENAELARLLDETRADAEQRAAISAAMKLQPSIEPMSAGSAGGELASVQKEVKKLQRRIKKLTAERNDVAEQLYQSQVRLARRDRALAALQGQLIVVASITNSGGGAAVEGSATRVDAADPTKLVLCDCGEETFHQYDFCFDKDACVEQLFAELCGPLAFVWSGYQFALMTVGELRSGKSGLVKDILPFFTKYLSKAAEEDPKRFFFSFTYRVAIVEISAHGGFDCASGEAVTEVNYDSNGFVQPRNVHFIDCTSGSIPSVVDSLLTKRRQHYNGRSHTWIQLQCVRTNVVRQCQTIGRLTIFDWCGSGSLASQSKDIESARFANASSQALRGVVTALAGKLPVIPYTKSVEVSLLFDLLGGNSVTAVVGRIRSSVEHVEETLRTLHVLTSLFGVRNGPLLPDNQTSDEIRWRGIVAALASDHQAERELQTVENIREC